One region of Pan paniscus chromosome 5, NHGRI_mPanPan1-v2.0_pri, whole genome shotgun sequence genomic DNA includes:
- the LOC100991715 gene encoding olfactory receptor 11A1 has translation MPKMLEGFLQEATISVACCLLQFFIFGSLATAECLLLAVMAYDRYLAICYPLYYPLLMGPSRCMGLVVTTWLSGFMVDGLVVALVAQLRFCGPNHIDQFYCDFMLFVGLACSDPRVAQVTTLVLSVFCLTIPFGLILTSYARIVVAVLRVPAGASRRRAFSTCSSHLAVVTTFYGTLMILYVAPSAVHSQLLSKVFSLLYTVVTPLFNPVIYTLRNKEVHQVLRKILYIKQTETLD, from the coding sequence ATGCCAAAAATGCTGGAGGGCTTCCTGCAAGAAGCAACCATCTCTGTGGCTTGTTGCTTGCTCCAGTTCTTTATCTTTGGCTCTCTAGCCACAGCTGAATGCTTACTGCTGGCTGTCATGGCATATGATCGCTACCTGGCAATTTGCTACCCACTCTACTACCCACTCCTGATGGGGCCCAGTCGGTGCATGGGGCTGGTGGTCACAACCTGGCTCTCTGGATTTATGGTAGATGGACTGGTTGTGGCCCTGGTGGCCCAGCTGAGGTTCTGTGGCCCCAATCACATTGACCAGTTTTACTGTGACTTTATGCTTTTCGTGGGCCTGGCTTGCTCGGATCCCAGAGTGGCTCAGGTGACAACTCTCGttctgtctgtgttctgcctcaCTATTCCTTTTGGTCTGATTCTGACATCTTATGCCAGAATTGTGGTGGCAGTGCTGAGAGTTCCTGCTGGGGCAAGCAGGAGAAGGGCTTTCTCCACATGCTCCTCCCACCTAGCTGTAGTGACCACATTCTATGGAACGCTCATGATCTTATATGTTGCACCCTCTGCTGTCCATTCCCAGCTCCTCTCAAAGGTCTTCTCCCTGCTCTACACTGTGGTCACCCCTCTCTTCAATCCTGTGATCTATACCCTGAGGAACAAGGAGGTGCATCAGGTACTTCGGAAGATTCTCTATATCAAACAAACTGAAACACTTGATTGA
- the LOC100991359 gene encoding olfactory receptor 12D1 codes for MLNTTSVTEFLLLGVTGIQELQPFLFVVFLTIYFISVAGNGAILMIVISDPRLHSPMYFFLGKLSCLDICYSSVTLPKMLQNFLSAHKAISFLGCISQLHFFHFLGSTEAMLLAVMAFDRFVAICKPLRYTVIMNTQLCTQMAITIWMIGFFHALLHSLMTSHLNFSGSNHIYHFFCDVKPLLKLACGNTELNQWLLSTVTGTIAMGPFFLTLLSYFYIITHLFFKTHSFSMLRKALSTCASHFMVVILLYAPVLFTYIHHASGTSMDQDRITAIMYTVVTPVLNPLIYTLRNKEVKGAFNRAIKRWLWPKEILKNSSEA; via the coding sequence ATGCTGAATACAACCTCAGTCACTGAATTTCTCCTTTTGGGAGTGACAGGCATTCAAGAACTGCAGCCTTTTCTCTTCGTTGTTTTCCTTACCATCTACTTCATCAGTGTGGCTGGGAATGGAGCCATTCTGATGATTGTCATCTCTGATCCTAGACTCCATTCCCCTATGTATTTCTTCCTGGGAAAGCTGTCCTGCCTGGACATCTGCTACTCCAGCGTAACACTGCCAAAAATGCTGCAGAACTTCCTCTCTGCACACAAAGCAATTTCTTTCTTGGGATGCATAAGCCAGCTCCATTTCTTCCACTTCCTGGGCAGCACAGAGGCCATGTTGTTGGCCGTGATGGCATTTGACCGCTTTGTGGCTATTTGCAAGCCACTTCGCTATACTGTCATTATGAACACTCAGCTCTGTACCCAGATGGCCATCACAATCTGGATGATTGGTTTTTTCCATGCCCTGCTGCACTCCCTAATGACCTCTCACTTGAACTTCTCTGGTTCTAACCATATCTATCACTTCTTCTGTGATGTGAAGCCGTTGCTAAAGCTGGCCTGTGGGAACACTGAGCTTAATCAGTGGCTGCTCAGTACTGTCACAGGGACAATCGCCATGGGCCCCTTCTTTCTCACATTACTCTCCTATTTCTACATTATCACCCATCTCTTCTTCAAGACTCATTCTTTTAGCATGCTCCGCAAAGCACTGTCCACTTGTGCCTCCCACTTCATGGTAGTTATTCTTTTGTATGCACCTGTTCTCTTCACCTATATTCATCATGCCTCAGGGACCTCCATGGACCAGGACCGGATCACTGCCATCATGTATACTGTGGTCACTCCAGTACTAAACCCACTGATCTACACTTTGAGGAACAAGGAAGTGAAGGGGGCCTTTAATAGAGCAATCAAAAGGTGGCTTTGGCCTAAAGAAATCTTGAAGAACTCTTCTGAAgcataa
- the LOC100971665 gene encoding olfactory receptor 12D2 codes for MMLNTTSVTEFLLLGVTDIQELQPFLFVVFLTIYFISVTGNGAVLMIVISDPRLHSPMYFFLGNLSYLDICYSTVTLPKMLQSFLSTHKAISFLGCISQLHFFHFLGSTESMLLAVMAFDRSVAICKPLRYTVIMNPQLCTQMAITIWVTGFFHALLHSVMTSRLNFCGSNRIHHFLCDIKPLLKLACGNTELNQWLLSTVTGTIAMGPFFLTLLSYFYIITYLFFKTRSCSMLCKALSTCASHFMVVIVFCAPVLFTCIHPALESFMDQDGIVAVMYTVVTPVLNPLIYTLRNKEVKGALGRVIRRL; via the exons A TGATGCTGAATACAACCTCAGTCACCGAATTTCTCCTCTTGGGAGTGACAGACATTCAAGAACTGCAGCCTTTTCTCTTCGTGGTTTTCCTCACCATCTACTTCATCAGTGTGACTGGGAATGGAGCCGTTCTGATGATTGTCATCTCCGATCCTAGACTCCATTCCCCTATGTATTTCTTCCTGGGAAACCTGTCCTACCTGGATATCTGTTACTCTACGGTGACACTGCCAAAAATGCTGCAGAGCTTTCTCTCTACACACAAAGCAATTTCTTTCTTGGGATGCATAAGCCAGCTTCATTTCTTCCACTTCCTGGGCAGCACGGAGTCCATGTTGTTGGCCGTGATGGCATTTGACCGCTCTGTGGCTATCTGCAAGCCACTTCGCTACACTGTCATCATGAACCCTCAGCTCTGTACCCAGATGGCCATCACAATCTGGGTCACTGGTTTTTTCCATGCCCTGCTGCACTCCGTAATGACTTCTCGCTTGAACTTCTGTGGTTCCAACCGTATCCATCATTTTCTCTGTGATATTAAGCCATTGCTAAAGCTGGCCTGTGGGAACACTGAGCTTAATCAGTGGCTACTCAGTACTGTCACGGGGACAATTGCCATGGGCCCCTTCTTTCTGACACTTCTCTCCTATTTCTACATTATCACTTATCTCTTCTTCAAGACCCGTTCTTGTAGCATGCTCTGTAAAGCACTGTCCACTTGTGCCTCCCACTTCATGGTAGTTATTGTTTTCTGTGCACCTGTTCTCTTCACCTGTATCCATCCTGCGTTAGAGAGCTTCATGGACCAGGATGGGATTGTTGCCGTCATGTACACTGTGGTCACTCCTGTACTAAACCCACTGATCTATACTTTGAGGAACAAGGAAGTGAAGGGGGCCTTGGGTAGAGTGATCAGAAGGCTTTGA